From Etheostoma spectabile isolate EspeVRDwgs_2016 chromosome 8, UIUC_Espe_1.0, whole genome shotgun sequence, a single genomic window includes:
- the LOC116694535 gene encoding proton myo-inositol cotransporter isoform X2: MSSSHEEYSLKTMSNSMGGRRQKAENGGETLIAPPSAADGELLNQDPSTPGFIYVLAFFSALGGFLFGYDTGVVSGAMLLLKEEMNLSALWQELLVSSTVGAAALSALTGGFLNGWLGRRICILLASFIFSIGGVILSLAPDKVVLLVGRITVGVGIGIASMTVPVYIAEVSPPHQRGQLVTINSLFLTGGQFIASVIDGAFSYMRHGGWRYMLGLSVFPAVLQFVGFFFLPESPRWLLQKGRNQEARQALSRVRGGQNIDEEYDTIKTVIEEEEKATGGGRFVILRILRHGPTRRALIVGCGLQMFQQLSGINTVMYYSATILQMAGIRDVKQAIWLAAATSATNFVFTLVGVWLVERVGRRQLTLGSLLGTALSLTLLAVGFLLSAQYSPPITIHPVDSQNSTCRLYGSCELCMLDPDCGFCYRENGTSVYESSCIPVNQVSTEDAAWGRCSNQTEATDGPIWAYNYCPTSYSLVVLMGLILYLAFFAPGMGTMPWTVNSEIYPLWARSTGNACSAGVNWIFNVLVSLTFLHVAEYLTYYGAFFMYTGLVVLGILFVLGCLPETQGLQLEDIDNLFTGQLCSCGASSHRDKGHVHYIRQGSEFSPAQYGAVGSDSALAYITLR, from the exons ATGTCCAGCAGCCATGAAGAATACAGTTTGAAGACCATGAGCAACTCCATGGGAGGCAGGAGACAGAAAGCAGAGAATGGCGGAGAGACTCTTATTgcgcctccatctgctgctgATGGGGAGCTCCTGAACCAAGATCCCTCCACACCTGGGTTCATTTATGTGTTGGCATTCTTCTCTGCCCTGGGAGGATTTCTCTTTGGTTATGACACCGGGGTGGTCTCCGGGGCGATGCTGCTCCTGAAGGAGGAGATGAACCTGAGTGCTCTGTGGCAGGAGCTGCTGGTTTCCAGTACTGTTGGGGCTGCGGCGCTCTCTGCCCTGACTGGAGGCTTCCTAAATGGTTGGCTGGGGCGCAGGATCTGCATCCTTTTGGCCAGTTTCATCTTCAGCATCGGGGGCGTCATCTTGAGTTTAGCACCGGACAAGGTGGTTCTTCTTGTGGGCAGAATAACCGTTGGTGTGGGCATAG GCATTGCCTCTATGACAGTTCCTGTATACATCGCCGAGGTTTCTCCACCTCACCAGAGAGGTCAGCTGGTCACCATAAACTCCCTCTTCCTCACCGGGGGCCAGTTCATTGCCAGTGTAATCGATGGAGCGTTCAGCTACATGAGGCACGGCGGCTGGAG GTACATGCTGGGTTTGTCCGTTTTTCCAGCAGTGCTGCAGTTTGTCGGCTTCTTCTTCCTGCCGGAGAGCCCTCGTTGGCTTCTCCAAAAGGGCAGGAACCAAGAGGCCCGCCAAGCTCTCAGTCGGGTCAGAGGGGGCCAGAACATCGACGAGGAGTACGACACCATCAAAACTGTCAtcgaggaagaggagaaagcaACTGGTGGAG GACGCTTTGTTATTTTGCGCATCCTTCGCCATGGCCCAACTCGAAGGGCTCTTATCGTTGGCTGCGGCCTCCAGATGTTTCAGCAGCTGTCTGGGATAAACACAGTCAT gtactACAGTGCGACCATTCTGCAGATGGCAGGGATACGGGATGTTAAACAGGCAATCTGGCTGGCTGCTGCAACTTCTGCTACCAACTTTGTGTTCACCTTGGTTGGAGTCTGGCTGGTGGAGAGAGTGGGCCGCAGGCAGCTGACCCTTGGCAGTCTTCTTG GTACTGCTCTGAGTCTGACTTTGTTGGCTGTCGGATTCTTACTATCTGCCCAGTACTCTCCGCCTATTACCATCCACCCAGTCGACTCTCAAAACTCAACCTGCAGATTGTATGG GTCCTGTGAATTATGCATGTTGGACCCGGACTGTGGATTTTGTTATCGTGAAAACGGCACCAGCGTGTATGAATCCTCCTGCATTCCTGTCAATCAAGTGTCCACAGAAGACGCCGCCTGGGGAAG ATGTTCCAACCAGACGGAGGCCACTGATGGCCCCATCTGGGCCTACAACTACTGTCCAACCTCGTACTCCTTGGTCGTCCTGATGGGCCTCATCCTCTACCTTGCATTCTTTGCTCCAG GTATGGGCACCATGCCTTGGACAGTGAACTCTGAGATCTACCCACTCTGGGCTCGCAGCACCGGCAACGCCTGTTCAGCCGGGGTCAACTGGATCTTCAACGTCCTGGTGTCTCTGACCTTCCTTCATGTCGCTGAGTATCTGACCTATTACG GAGCGTTCTTTATGTACACCGGCCTGGTTGTTTTGGGTATCCTCTTCGTCCTGGGTTGCCTCCCAGAGACCCAGGGCCTGCAGCTGGAGGACATCGATAACCTGTTCACCGGTCAGCTCTGCTCCTGTGGAGCCTCCTCACACCGGGACAAAGGCCACGTCCACTACATCCGG CAAGGTTCGGAATTCAGCCCAGCCCAGTACGGAGCGGTGGGGTCAGACAGTGCCTTAGCCTACATAACT ctcAGATAA
- the LOC116694535 gene encoding proton myo-inositol cotransporter isoform X1, translating to MSSSHEEYSLKTMSNSMGGRRQKAENGGETLIAPPSAADGELLNQDPSTPGFIYVLAFFSALGGFLFGYDTGVVSGAMLLLKEEMNLSALWQELLVSSTVGAAALSALTGGFLNGWLGRRICILLASFIFSIGGVILSLAPDKVVLLVGRITVGVGIGIASMTVPVYIAEVSPPHQRGQLVTINSLFLTGGQFIASVIDGAFSYMRHGGWRYMLGLSVFPAVLQFVGFFFLPESPRWLLQKGRNQEARQALSRVRGGQNIDEEYDTIKTVIEEEEKATGGGRFVILRILRHGPTRRALIVGCGLQMFQQLSGINTVMYYSATILQMAGIRDVKQAIWLAAATSATNFVFTLVGVWLVERVGRRQLTLGSLLGTALSLTLLAVGFLLSAQYSPPITIHPVDSQNSTCRLYGSCELCMLDPDCGFCYRENGTSVYESSCIPVNQVSTEDAAWGRCSNQTEATDGPIWAYNYCPTSYSLVVLMGLILYLAFFAPGMGTMPWTVNSEIYPLWARSTGNACSAGVNWIFNVLVSLTFLHVAEYLTYYGAFFMYTGLVVLGILFVLGCLPETQGLQLEDIDNLFTGQLCSCGASSHRDKGHVHYIRQGSEFSPAQYGAVGSDSALAYITVSTAPRC from the exons ATGTCCAGCAGCCATGAAGAATACAGTTTGAAGACCATGAGCAACTCCATGGGAGGCAGGAGACAGAAAGCAGAGAATGGCGGAGAGACTCTTATTgcgcctccatctgctgctgATGGGGAGCTCCTGAACCAAGATCCCTCCACACCTGGGTTCATTTATGTGTTGGCATTCTTCTCTGCCCTGGGAGGATTTCTCTTTGGTTATGACACCGGGGTGGTCTCCGGGGCGATGCTGCTCCTGAAGGAGGAGATGAACCTGAGTGCTCTGTGGCAGGAGCTGCTGGTTTCCAGTACTGTTGGGGCTGCGGCGCTCTCTGCCCTGACTGGAGGCTTCCTAAATGGTTGGCTGGGGCGCAGGATCTGCATCCTTTTGGCCAGTTTCATCTTCAGCATCGGGGGCGTCATCTTGAGTTTAGCACCGGACAAGGTGGTTCTTCTTGTGGGCAGAATAACCGTTGGTGTGGGCATAG GCATTGCCTCTATGACAGTTCCTGTATACATCGCCGAGGTTTCTCCACCTCACCAGAGAGGTCAGCTGGTCACCATAAACTCCCTCTTCCTCACCGGGGGCCAGTTCATTGCCAGTGTAATCGATGGAGCGTTCAGCTACATGAGGCACGGCGGCTGGAG GTACATGCTGGGTTTGTCCGTTTTTCCAGCAGTGCTGCAGTTTGTCGGCTTCTTCTTCCTGCCGGAGAGCCCTCGTTGGCTTCTCCAAAAGGGCAGGAACCAAGAGGCCCGCCAAGCTCTCAGTCGGGTCAGAGGGGGCCAGAACATCGACGAGGAGTACGACACCATCAAAACTGTCAtcgaggaagaggagaaagcaACTGGTGGAG GACGCTTTGTTATTTTGCGCATCCTTCGCCATGGCCCAACTCGAAGGGCTCTTATCGTTGGCTGCGGCCTCCAGATGTTTCAGCAGCTGTCTGGGATAAACACAGTCAT gtactACAGTGCGACCATTCTGCAGATGGCAGGGATACGGGATGTTAAACAGGCAATCTGGCTGGCTGCTGCAACTTCTGCTACCAACTTTGTGTTCACCTTGGTTGGAGTCTGGCTGGTGGAGAGAGTGGGCCGCAGGCAGCTGACCCTTGGCAGTCTTCTTG GTACTGCTCTGAGTCTGACTTTGTTGGCTGTCGGATTCTTACTATCTGCCCAGTACTCTCCGCCTATTACCATCCACCCAGTCGACTCTCAAAACTCAACCTGCAGATTGTATGG GTCCTGTGAATTATGCATGTTGGACCCGGACTGTGGATTTTGTTATCGTGAAAACGGCACCAGCGTGTATGAATCCTCCTGCATTCCTGTCAATCAAGTGTCCACAGAAGACGCCGCCTGGGGAAG ATGTTCCAACCAGACGGAGGCCACTGATGGCCCCATCTGGGCCTACAACTACTGTCCAACCTCGTACTCCTTGGTCGTCCTGATGGGCCTCATCCTCTACCTTGCATTCTTTGCTCCAG GTATGGGCACCATGCCTTGGACAGTGAACTCTGAGATCTACCCACTCTGGGCTCGCAGCACCGGCAACGCCTGTTCAGCCGGGGTCAACTGGATCTTCAACGTCCTGGTGTCTCTGACCTTCCTTCATGTCGCTGAGTATCTGACCTATTACG GAGCGTTCTTTATGTACACCGGCCTGGTTGTTTTGGGTATCCTCTTCGTCCTGGGTTGCCTCCCAGAGACCCAGGGCCTGCAGCTGGAGGACATCGATAACCTGTTCACCGGTCAGCTCTGCTCCTGTGGAGCCTCCTCACACCGGGACAAAGGCCACGTCCACTACATCCGG CAAGGTTCGGAATTCAGCCCAGCCCAGTACGGAGCGGTGGGGTCAGACAGTGCCTTAGCCTACATAACTGTGAGTACTGCACCAAGGTGTTAA
- the LOC116694535 gene encoding proton myo-inositol cotransporter isoform X3 — protein sequence MSNSMGGRRQKAENGGETLIAPPSAADGELLNQDPSTPGFIYVLAFFSALGGFLFGYDTGVVSGAMLLLKEEMNLSALWQELLVSSTVGAAALSALTGGFLNGWLGRRICILLASFIFSIGGVILSLAPDKVVLLVGRITVGVGIGIASMTVPVYIAEVSPPHQRGQLVTINSLFLTGGQFIASVIDGAFSYMRHGGWRYMLGLSVFPAVLQFVGFFFLPESPRWLLQKGRNQEARQALSRVRGGQNIDEEYDTIKTVIEEEEKATGGGRFVILRILRHGPTRRALIVGCGLQMFQQLSGINTVMYYSATILQMAGIRDVKQAIWLAAATSATNFVFTLVGVWLVERVGRRQLTLGSLLGTALSLTLLAVGFLLSAQYSPPITIHPVDSQNSTCRLYGSCELCMLDPDCGFCYRENGTSVYESSCIPVNQVSTEDAAWGRCSNQTEATDGPIWAYNYCPTSYSLVVLMGLILYLAFFAPGMGTMPWTVNSEIYPLWARSTGNACSAGVNWIFNVLVSLTFLHVAEYLTYYGAFFMYTGLVVLGILFVLGCLPETQGLQLEDIDNLFTGQLCSCGASSHRDKGHVHYIRQGSEFSPAQYGAVGSDSALAYITVSTAPRC from the exons ATGAGCAACTCCATGGGAGGCAGGAGACAGAAAGCAGAGAATGGCGGAGAGACTCTTATTgcgcctccatctgctgctgATGGGGAGCTCCTGAACCAAGATCCCTCCACACCTGGGTTCATTTATGTGTTGGCATTCTTCTCTGCCCTGGGAGGATTTCTCTTTGGTTATGACACCGGGGTGGTCTCCGGGGCGATGCTGCTCCTGAAGGAGGAGATGAACCTGAGTGCTCTGTGGCAGGAGCTGCTGGTTTCCAGTACTGTTGGGGCTGCGGCGCTCTCTGCCCTGACTGGAGGCTTCCTAAATGGTTGGCTGGGGCGCAGGATCTGCATCCTTTTGGCCAGTTTCATCTTCAGCATCGGGGGCGTCATCTTGAGTTTAGCACCGGACAAGGTGGTTCTTCTTGTGGGCAGAATAACCGTTGGTGTGGGCATAG GCATTGCCTCTATGACAGTTCCTGTATACATCGCCGAGGTTTCTCCACCTCACCAGAGAGGTCAGCTGGTCACCATAAACTCCCTCTTCCTCACCGGGGGCCAGTTCATTGCCAGTGTAATCGATGGAGCGTTCAGCTACATGAGGCACGGCGGCTGGAG GTACATGCTGGGTTTGTCCGTTTTTCCAGCAGTGCTGCAGTTTGTCGGCTTCTTCTTCCTGCCGGAGAGCCCTCGTTGGCTTCTCCAAAAGGGCAGGAACCAAGAGGCCCGCCAAGCTCTCAGTCGGGTCAGAGGGGGCCAGAACATCGACGAGGAGTACGACACCATCAAAACTGTCAtcgaggaagaggagaaagcaACTGGTGGAG GACGCTTTGTTATTTTGCGCATCCTTCGCCATGGCCCAACTCGAAGGGCTCTTATCGTTGGCTGCGGCCTCCAGATGTTTCAGCAGCTGTCTGGGATAAACACAGTCAT gtactACAGTGCGACCATTCTGCAGATGGCAGGGATACGGGATGTTAAACAGGCAATCTGGCTGGCTGCTGCAACTTCTGCTACCAACTTTGTGTTCACCTTGGTTGGAGTCTGGCTGGTGGAGAGAGTGGGCCGCAGGCAGCTGACCCTTGGCAGTCTTCTTG GTACTGCTCTGAGTCTGACTTTGTTGGCTGTCGGATTCTTACTATCTGCCCAGTACTCTCCGCCTATTACCATCCACCCAGTCGACTCTCAAAACTCAACCTGCAGATTGTATGG GTCCTGTGAATTATGCATGTTGGACCCGGACTGTGGATTTTGTTATCGTGAAAACGGCACCAGCGTGTATGAATCCTCCTGCATTCCTGTCAATCAAGTGTCCACAGAAGACGCCGCCTGGGGAAG ATGTTCCAACCAGACGGAGGCCACTGATGGCCCCATCTGGGCCTACAACTACTGTCCAACCTCGTACTCCTTGGTCGTCCTGATGGGCCTCATCCTCTACCTTGCATTCTTTGCTCCAG GTATGGGCACCATGCCTTGGACAGTGAACTCTGAGATCTACCCACTCTGGGCTCGCAGCACCGGCAACGCCTGTTCAGCCGGGGTCAACTGGATCTTCAACGTCCTGGTGTCTCTGACCTTCCTTCATGTCGCTGAGTATCTGACCTATTACG GAGCGTTCTTTATGTACACCGGCCTGGTTGTTTTGGGTATCCTCTTCGTCCTGGGTTGCCTCCCAGAGACCCAGGGCCTGCAGCTGGAGGACATCGATAACCTGTTCACCGGTCAGCTCTGCTCCTGTGGAGCCTCCTCACACCGGGACAAAGGCCACGTCCACTACATCCGG CAAGGTTCGGAATTCAGCCCAGCCCAGTACGGAGCGGTGGGGTCAGACAGTGCCTTAGCCTACATAACTGTGAGTACTGCACCAAGGTGTTAA